In Oryza sativa Japonica Group chromosome 1, ASM3414082v1, the genomic stretch gatttgtgtgtaaattgcaagacgaatcttttgaacctaattgtgtcatgatttgacaatgtggtgctgcagtaaacatttgctaatgacggattaattaggcttaataaatttgtttcaCAGGTTACAGACGGactctgtaatttattttattattagactacgtttaatacttcaaatgtgtgtccgtatatccgcgacacgctaaaatttttcaccctcaGAACTAGAAAGGCCTTCCTTATATCCTTGCCTTACCTTATATCCTTGGAAATAAGGTGTAACTGTAGTGAAGTTGATCAATTGAAAATTCTACGGTGATCGTCTCTGGAGTTTCCTATGGTTATGGTACCTATAAATCACGCTAACAAATGTAATTAAATATTGTTTCACTGAATTGCGACGAACCGATCAATGTGTTACTTGAAATAATCTTGTTCTTTCATAAGTTTATTATTGTTTGATTTATAAAAACTAATGGTCAACCGAGAAAGGTAAACACATCGAATTGAAAGGAACGTATGAGCGTTACACGAATCCCAGTACGCTTCGACATGGTTCTGATTCGGGTCAAATATAGATCTAATCATGAAAATGTGTTGTGGTACACCCCAtatttagggcccctttaaaACGCATGAATGAGAAATATGAAAAACTCAAGATTTTTTAATAGGAATGAAAGTGTCAAACAAAGGATTACAAAATATAGGAAAAACACATCTATGATCGTTTTGATTGTACCGTAGAAAAACGCATGAATCGGGTGAGAGAGATAGGCTCAAAGGGAAATtcccaagaggttgaagctaaattttctctaaaatttttataggattgtccattccataaaAATTTCAAAGGATAATATAGAATTCCATGAGACTAACATACTTGTAATGTTTAAAATGAGAAGGAGCTTTGCCATCGCCAAACGGCTgttaggaggaggaagaagatgagaagAAGGGTAATTTAGTCCTAGATAGTATTTTAATGTTGAGAGCGATATTTTATGGAAACCTATTCATGAAATGGTATTTTAACGATACCCAATTGTGACAATGGcataatatcaaaattttaaaagcaTATTACTACAGTTACAGTCTACAGTCCACTCGTCAGTCGTGTCCTATGAAAACCAACCGCGGCTGCGGCTTACCACACTTGCCACCAGCACCGCCACCGCGAGCCCACCCCCACCAACCAGCAATGCGTCGCGCCCTCGACTGGacacctcccctccccgcctcgcTCCTCACCACCACCCCTCGCCGCCTTCTCGAACCTTCTAGtaccttccccctccccctcctccgcccctctcctcctccacctcctccgatttctccgcctcctccgccgccgcccgcagccgcggagctccccgccgccgacatGGACGacgcctgcgccgtctgcgcgGAGCCGCTCGAGTGGGTGGCCTACGGCGCCTGCGCCCACCGCGAGGTCTGCTCCACCTGCGTCGCCCGCCTCCGCTTCGTCCTCCGCGACCTCCGCTGCTGCCTCTGCATCACCCCCTGCCCCGCCGTCTTCGTCACCAAggtccccctccctccccctcctccccacgAACCCTAGGGTTTTCGCTTCCCCGATTTCCCCCCTTTCTCccttgcgcgcgcgcgcgcgctcaccACCTGTTTTGGTTTTCTCGATTTGGGCAGGCAATGGGGGACCGGACGAAGGTGATCCCCGATTTCTCGGCgctccgcggcgccggcggcgaggggaaggCCGGGGAGTACTGGCACCACGAGGCCACGCAGACGTGGTTCGACGACGCCGACCAGTACAGGATGATCAGTGCCATGTGTCGGCTCTCTTGTAGCGTCTGTGATAgcaacaaggaggaggaggaggagcgtaCTGGTAAAGCGGCCAAGGCGAAGCGTAAGAGCAAGATCCGGAGCGTTGATCAGCTCAAGGGGCATCTCCTCGATCGCCATGGCTTGTACATGTGTGACCTTTGCTTGGAAGGCAGAAAGgtgaactatttttttttctcaatacaTGATCCTACCTGAATAACTGATACTTGAGTCATTGCTTGAAGTATGTGATATGTACTTTGGTTTGCTGTATTAAATTTAGTTTGTTACACAAGTTTGATGTTCGTTCTGATGTACGTTTTAACTGGTTCGACAATATTATTCATTGTGAATAAAATTGTTATTTTGTACTTCCAGTTCCATACTTCCATCGCTAACTATTGTGAAAATAATTAGGTACATTATGGTCATTTTTCCCCCTTAAAAATTCCTTTGTGCCCAATGCCACGAGCCCATGATACATATGAGACAGGAATTACCCTGCTGTGCACGATCAATTTATTATTAATTCTTATCTCTTTTAGTTGCATGATGCTATAAGTTTTAACTTGCACAGAAATTATTTGATTTAACACCAAAGCATTCCACTGTAGAGAAACATAGGGTTGACTCTGCACGGGGATTTAAGTAGTGTTGAGATTGAATTACTTTTGCACAACTTCACATGTTTATCCCTTGATTTTACCTACCAGTTGATGTTATATTTAGATCTGTTACCTTATGTATAATAGCCCATATTCTTCAACCTCGTTGAAGTTCCCGTGCTTTTCTgtaatgcaatatttgaatgtCTAATAATTAAATAGTTGATACATTTGGACGATGTGTGTATAACTGGACATTTACAGATGCAGGCATGCACACAAGTAGTTTTTTACATGCTTAAACTGGTTAGAACAGATATTATATAGTTAATTAGCACTGCTTTTCCTTAGACACTAATTCAGAATGTGCAGCAAGCCCTGCCAATATCTGTCATGATGTTTCACCTTATTTTCTTTGCCTGTCATGATGATTTCTACTTATATCAGTACTGCAAAATGTGTATTTGAATATAGATCCTGATATCATGATCATGTGGTAGATGGTGATGATTTGATTACTGTCCTCTAAATAAGTGTGTTCTATCTGGTCCATTCGAGCATTTGTATCAATCTGGAGCACTTTTTTGAAGGATGGCATTGTTGTTGACTTCCATAATTTTGTTAACACCAACTACTATGTTTAGAATGCCTAACATGTTTATAGCCTCCTCCATGAATGTTACAAACTAGTCCATggtttttactccctccgttcaactAAGTAGGGTGTCCTTTACTTGCATGCATGTTCAACTATATAAGGCACACACTGTTTTCAAAGTACTAATTTTTTACTACTTCTGTCTCAAagtataacaacttttagctatgaatctggacaagcaCTTGTCCAGATCAATAggtagaaatgcttatattttgggacagagggagtactcacTTTCCCTGCTAACCTGGTTCTGCATCATACCATTTAATGTGCATGCATGTAGTAAGTAGTATTCTCTGTACAAGTTAAGGAATGTAATTAAGGCAATAATTGAGGGCAGTAGTCCTTTTCCCTGGATCATTGGTTACTCTACGTGCTGAAAGAATACACCTTATATAGTTGAACAGATAGATTACTTTATAATTGTGGTTCCTGACTTGTATGTTGTCTCTGGCAGGTATTTATTTGTGAGCAGAAGCTTTATACAATGTCTCAATTAAATCAGCACATAAAATCTGGTGATTCGGAGGTGGATGGCTCAGAGGTTGAGCGCCGTGGCTTTGGAGGGCATCCAATGTGTGAGTTTTGCAAAAGCCCATTTTATGGTGATAATGAATTATACACCCATATGACAAGAGAACATTTTTCCTGCCATATATGTCAAAGGTATTCTGCAAGACTGCAGTCATTATCTTATTTGGTGAGGCAACAGCATAATGCTGACTTTGTGATTGTTAACAGGCAACATTCTGGACAATATGACTACTTTAGGAACTATGATGACTTAGAggtatgctatatatatatcaagcTGGCATACTTGTATGAAATCAAGTACTGTCTTAAATTCAATCCGGACATGGACACAGACCCTGTGAATTTCAAATCCAACATCAACATTACATTAGAGAAAAACAGGATGAGATGAAATGTTGCATGAAAAGTGACTGGTCCATAACCATATCCAAATAAGTCATACTTGAATTATGTTAATGTGTTCCATCTAATAAGTTGAATTATGGCCATCTTATGCTACTAAGTTTAATGCTCACTTGTATTTGATTTGAGGTTACAATTTAGCATTGTGCTTGTCTGTATTCAGATGCATTTCCAGAGAGACCATTTTCTCTGTGAGGATAAAGGGTGCTTGGAGAAGAAGTTTGTTGTCTTTGAAAGTGAAGCAGAGCTCAAGGCAAGTGAATACAGTTGTGCACATCACTTGCTGGAAATGTCACCATTCTACTTTTTGAGTTGTCTATGCTTAGTTGATCTTTCATTCAATTCTCTTATTCCATCCAGAGGCATAATGGTGTGGAACACGGGAAGCACATGCCTGGTGCTGTTGACAGTAGCTCGTCGTCCATGCAAAATGGCATTGCAGCTGTAGGCCATGGGTTGGGAGGTCAAAGTGATTCATCTCGGGTGCCATTGCAATCATTAAGCATTTCTTCTAGTTCTGGGCAATCATCAGAAACAAGACAAAGCTTTGCGAGAAATCGGGTACTTCAGCAAGCATGTGTTCCTCCTCTTTCCCGTCAGGAGGTCCATGATGCTAGAGTAGGTTCTGTCCTTCAAGAAGCTTCATTCCCTTCCCTACCAGCACAATCAAGGAAGGCACCAGCACATAGTCAGAGCTCAAGGACTGCAGCAAGGATTGGGGACCAGCAGTTTCGTCCTTTATCAGTTACTAGTAACAGGAATGTTGCTTTAGCACAGCAGGGTACAAGAACATTACCTGAAAACACCCATGTATCTGGGCTTGCACAATACAGCAAGAGAACTGAGAACATGCACCAAGCTGTTCAGCCTCAGTTcctaaaaaataattctttGATCCCTTCTGGCTCAACAAGCCGCCCTGTGCATGTCCCCAGTTCTGCTGGAAATGAAAGGCAAGACACATTCAGCAACAGCCAGGTGTTATCCAGTGTGGAGGACATTCTTGCAGCAAATAAAGCCCTGGTTGAGAAAATGCGGGCTGCATTAGGAATGGATCAGGATATGTTCAACGCATTTAAAGAGATCGCTGGGGAATATCGGCAAGGTGTTATCAATTCTTCAGAGTACCTTTCATATGTAAAGCAGTTTGGTCTCTTGCACCTTGTTCCTGAAATGGCCAGGTTATTGCCTGATGCTCAGAAGCAGAAGGAGCTTGCAGATGCCTACTATGCCAATTTGCGCCTTACAAGCCTCCAAGAAAATGGTGGGGGTGGAACCGATAACTCGAAACAAGGCAATCAGAATAAGAAGGGGAAGGGGGGAGTTCCTGACGCCATAGGAACCAGTAATGCTGCAACAGATCCGCTGAAAGATAAGTTGCTGAATACTGCCATCAAGTTCCAGTCAAATTACATGCCCCAGGAAGGGTGTTGTGGCGTGCAGCGAAAAGAAGGGAGAACAACAGATGGATCTTCTCAGGGTCTGCCTTTGAAGGGTGCTTGGCAAAGCCGTGGGGGCCAGAGACTCTTCATGAGCAAAGCAAAGAAGTGACGAATTGGTTTTGCAGGTCAAGTTAGTTAGACCTGCCATTTGAGCCGCTACGAAATGTCAAGGTTTGTGTCTATCTGGTGTGTGTCTGATAGTTGAGTACATGAGTGCAGCAATCATGTGTGATGCGTttgcattttgatttttttttcttttttgtctaTCATGTGTGGTGCGTttgcattttgatttttttttctttttgtctatTTTTTGTGTGGTGCGTGCGTTTGGTAGACCATGGAACTTGAGACTAGAACGGTCCACACCATACTGCATAGTGGAGTTTTGCAACTTCACATGAGTGAATTTGGGCTATAGACGGTTCTGTTGCTGTCAACTCAAAACTCCTTTTAATACGAAGTTATGGTCAAAATCGTACCTTGATAGAGATAAAAGATAATGTCAAACTCATATGTTCTGTAAATACTTTTGCCGAGGAAGTGCTAATTACTACTCAAATTAGTGCAAGCCATGTCGGTCGTTCACTGCTTTGCCGACAAGTCAGAGTTTGATTTGCATCTTTGCCATATAAATACATTTCATTGATCGATCATCCATAGCCAGCCAGAAGACACCGACGAGGCGTGACCGGaccgccaccgccatcaccTCCGCATGGAGCGGCTTGGCGGCGTGCCACTAGTGGTTCCCCTACGTGGAGCACCTGTtgggcgacggcgacgtacgAGCAGCTAGCTGTTCCCAGTGCCGATGACGTCGAGGCCGGGCACCTACAACTACAAGCGTGCGGCGGCCGGCCCCTTGCCTTTTTGTTTGGTTCCCTCCCAAACATTACCAAACCTCCTTGCTAAACCTAGCCAAATATGTGGCTTTATTTGGCTTATAAATTGATGGCCACACCTTATGCAAGGTTTGGCTTAAAAGATGGGTGTATAACATGTGGGTCTTTGAATTAAAAAACTGTAGCAAAGTGTGGCAAAGTTTGGTAAAACGAGGGAATGAACCAAACAGCCTCTAGCCCTAGCCTTGCCTTAAgagtaagtctattttacctccctcatctcttgcccCTGGTTAATTTGCCTCCCTGAATTGCAAAACCGGATATAGCACCTCCCTTATTTTTAAAAACCGGTGTAAATCGACTCCTTTGAtggttttggaggtggttttgtcctacatggcgcatgtgggacccacatgtcagtaagaaaaaaaaaataaaaattttacacccggTACGTGTCAGtcatccttttattttttttcgtcaCCTCTCTttcccattctctctctctccctggcggagtcgtcgtctccggcgagcCCTTCCCAATCGCCCGCAACCCAGTCATGAACACCGCGGCGTACCTGTTCGACATGGCGGGGGTCCTCGCCGGGGTCTCCTGGCCACGGCCCCAGCTCGGGTCAGCCCCGTTTGGTGACCAGATGGATCAGCCCATTGGCCTACCCGGTGTTGTACAGCACCCTCTCCTCCGCACCGACGGCCTTGCCGACGCATCGCCacggctcgacgacgacgaacgccgTGCCGCGATGTCCCTCTCTACTGCTGGGTTTGTCTCCATGGCGTCATCGCGCGCGGGGAGGATGAGCTCCCACATGATGGGCCGGGGCTGCTAGTGCTGCGAGGTGGCAGGgtggccttctcctcctcctcatcgtcgttCTCGCCCGATGCCGAGCTCCTCCAGGATGATGAAACTCGAGCATCGCCGGGGAAGGCAGCGGGCGGCGTCAAGCTGGACCCCTCCCCCGTAGTCGCCGGCATGGCCATGCAGCTGGACACCTGAGCACCGACGACGACTCCTACTTCTTCAGCACCCCTTACGCCATGTCGTTCAGATATAGCTCCATCATTAAGAAGcaagcaggcaggcaggcaggcaagcAATCAATTGAACAACGCAAACCAAAAACCGCTGTAGcagctgctagctagctctgGTCACAACTCGCTAGAGCCAACCGCAATCGATCTCAACAACGAATGCTTGAATTGGATTTCGTGGCGTGCGcagggaggagctcgccgaccACTACGccggagaaagagagagaacggGAGAGAGGATGACTGAGatgtgggatttttttttattattttttttaactagcaATAGGGTCCCATGAGCGCCACGTAAGATGAAATCGCTTCTGAAACCACTTAAAGAGTCGATTTGCACCAGTTTCCAAGAATGGAGGAGGCCTTGTAACCGGTTTTGCGATTGAGGGAGGTACAGTAGACTTATTCCCCTTGCCTAATTACCCCTTCGGCCTTCAAAAAGATGTCGATGTCCCTCACGAAGGAAGAAGCTGTCGTCGCTCCTCCGCCAAAACTTGTCGGCTAGCTCAAGGACAAGCCGAGGCAGTACTCTTTTAGCTCGATATGCTAACCAAGCCATGAACCAATCCCAAGCTCGGCTTGGCTTGTTTCCATCCCTAGGTCTAGGTGTGCCAACTCCTGCCAGACAGTGGGGTGGCTCGAAATCGAGCTCGCCTGCTTTATATTCACGATGGTCGCCATTGCCAACACCATGGGCGCTGGGAGGAAGAAGCTAAAGTAGTCCAAGGGCACTTCTATCCAGGATGGCATTGTAATTGTACCATCTACGCCACGCAGTGGTGAACAAGAATAAAAATTATTGAAAATCCTATACATATCAATTAGCAAATTATTAACTACTATACTAATTAATATGATATAAATTAGCTAGAATTGAGTAATTTACCTGTGGTCCTGTGACCCTGGTAAGCACTACGTAGGTTCGCCCATTGACACCGCGCTAGTTGTCAGTGGTAATTTATTAAATCCCATTTAAACGGTGGTGTTTCAATAAAACCATTTTTTTGCAATGGCGTGATCTCAAACTTCTCCGTGTCAGCGTACGTACGGAAATATGGAATTATTGTTCTCAACTTGTTTTTTAACCCTTATATATGGTCATGGACTAGTACTCCTTGTACGTTATGGAGGAGTATTTATTTTCTCTGGTCTTCCCAGCTGTGTTGTTCAAGGAGTACATGGTTGCATCTGATTGGAGTAGTCATCAGCTTTATTTTTATCTTCTCTAGACCGTGTAGAGTGACTGTAGAGTGTAGACGTAGGATACAGTACTACACAGGAAAGGCGTTCATAAATGCGAAAACGATAATAACTGTACCACCTATAGAACAGTGAATTTACTTCCTTCTGACCCAGAAGTAAATGTCTGTGCAATAGCATGTGGTAAATTAAAGTCTTGCATCTGCCTCAACATTACTGCTAGGTTTTAgtacctttttttctctttttcttttttaaaatactGTGATATGTTCATGTCTGTCCCATGATTAGTATAAAAAGCTCTTAAGTTCAATCTTCAGTGTAGTACTAGTAGTTTGTAGGGTTGATTTGCATGCATGGCATGTTGTTTTATATTAATTAACTTGCTTCTAAATTCCAATTGATATAGTaaatgagagcttcctggctagCTTCCTCTCTCTCATACACACAAGAGACACCATCATAAGAATGTCTTGCAGGTATGTCACTTCTCCAAGGGACAGTGTAGAACCTCAACTCTGACCATATTCAAACACATAAAATGCTGAGCACGATCAGTAATTACTTCTACCTCTGTTtcagaatataagcatttctccACATTTCTAAAATTTATCTGAAACGGAGAGATGTGATGTGACACACCAGAAATGCTTATGTTTTGAAGCAGAGATAGTAATATATATAGCCATCACCATACAATAACACAATAATGATCACATTTAGCATTATTCATGCCTCGAGCTCGAAACAGTGGTAGTACTACTACATGATCACGAACTTAATTAAAACACAAAATATAAGAAGGGACCTAattaaaacaaacaaacacaacCAACCAACAAACAGATAGAATAATCCTCCTCCAAATGCATGTAAAGAAAAGAGATAGAAGAGACACTACTCATAATAGAACGCTAGCTAGACACAGTGCAAGCTAACTGCACATATGAAGATATAACGCGCGCGCGTCATATAGCCATCCATATTGCATGCAACGCCGTGCGCTACATAGAGCACATTACCCGCGCAGcagcggcgacgccgccggcgacggcgaggtctcTCATGGCTTCTTGGCCTgcttgtcggcggcggcgggggagccgggcatgccgccgccgaggccaggtgagccgccgccgaggccgccgaaCATGGGCATGCTGCCGaagccgccgaggccgccgggggtggaGCCGCTGCTGCCGGGGAGGCTGAACCCCGGGATGCTGCTGCCGGGCATGCCGCCGAACGCCGGCACCGCGCTCCCGAAGCGGTCGAACGGCGGGAACGTCGTCGGCTGCACCACCGTGTCCttgctctccgccgccgccgccgccgccgccttgatgttcctcgcctccgccgcgccgaccaCCGCGAGCAccagcaccgccgccaccgccatcatcTTGCTCGACTTCTCCATCTCTAGCTCGATCTCTCTTGCaaaagctaagctaagctcgAGTGtgcaagctgctgctgctgctgatcgatgtggagttggaggaggagggagagaggaggggagaggatttATAGCGGAGGAGAAGCTCATCGTCATCGATCGGCAGAGAAGACGGTAGGTGGGAGGCGTAACTGC encodes the following:
- the LOC4327105 gene encoding E3 ubiquitin-protein ligase hel2, giving the protein MRRALDWTPPLPASLLTTTPRRLLEPSSTFPLPLLRPSPPPPPPISPPPPPPPAAAELPAADMDDACAVCAEPLEWVAYGACAHREVCSTCVARLRFVLRDLRCCLCITPCPAVFVTKAMGDRTKVIPDFSALRGAGGEGKAGEYWHHEATQTWFDDADQYRMISAMCRLSCSVCDSNKEEEEERTGKAAKAKRKSKIRSVDQLKGHLLDRHGLYMCDLCLEGRKVFICEQKLYTMSQLNQHIKSGDSEVDGSEVERRGFGGHPMCEFCKSPFYGDNELYTHMTREHFSCHICQRQHSGQYDYFRNYDDLEMHFQRDHFLCEDKGCLEKKFVVFESEAELKRHNGVEHGKHMPGAVDSSSSSMQNGIAAVGHGLGGQSDSSRVPLQSLSISSSSGQSSETRQSFARNRVLQQACVPPLSRQEVHDARVGSVLQEASFPSLPAQSRKAPAHSQSSRTAARIGDQQFRPLSVTSNRNVALAQQGTRTLPENTHVSGLAQYSKRTENMHQAVQPQFLKNNSLIPSGSTSRPVHVPSSAGNERQDTFSNSQVLSSVEDILAANKALVEKMRAALGMDQDMFNAFKEIAGEYRQGVINSSEYLSYVKQFGLLHLVPEMARLLPDAQKQKELADAYYANLRLTSLQENGGGGTDNSKQGNQNKKGKGGVPDAIGTSNAATDPLKDKLLNTAIKFQSNYMPQEGCCGVQRKEGRTTDGSSQGLPLKGAWQSRGGQRLFMSKAKK
- the LOC4327106 gene encoding MFS18 protein, producing the protein MEKSSKMMAVAAVLVLAVVGAAEARNIKAAAAAAAESKDTVVQPTTFPPFDRFGSAVPAFGGMPGSSIPGFSLPGSSGSTPGGLGGFGSMPMFGGLGGGSPGLGGGMPGSPAAADKQAKKP